The following proteins are co-located in the Microbacterium sp. SORGH_AS_0888 genome:
- a CDS encoding YbaK/EbsC family protein, whose translation MSQEWPERVRRVAQRLVEAGIEPRITVLPSGAHTAAAAAAAVGVDVGAIANSLVFWCDGEPLLVMTSGAHRVDTEALAARLGRGPIRRATPEQVREATGQVIGGVAPTGHPAPLTTIVDRDLQRHPVLWAAAGTAESVFPLSFDELVRLTAGAVHPVD comes from the coding sequence ATGAGTCAGGAGTGGCCCGAGCGGGTGCGGCGAGTGGCGCAGCGGCTCGTCGAGGCGGGGATCGAGCCGCGCATCACCGTGCTGCCCAGCGGCGCGCACACGGCGGCCGCCGCCGCGGCGGCGGTGGGGGTGGATGTCGGGGCCATCGCGAACAGCCTCGTCTTCTGGTGCGACGGCGAACCGCTTCTCGTCATGACCAGCGGTGCGCACCGGGTCGACACCGAGGCGCTCGCGGCGCGGCTCGGGCGCGGCCCCATCCGGCGTGCGACCCCGGAGCAGGTGCGCGAGGCGACGGGCCAGGTGATCGGCGGGGTCGCCCCCACGGGGCATCCCGCGCCCCTCACGACGATCGTCGACCGCGACCTCCAGCGGCACCCCGTGCTCTGGGCCGCCGCGGGCACGGCCGAGAGCGTGTTCCCGCTCTCCTTCGACGAGCTCGTGCGCCTCACGGCCGGCGCCGTCCACCCCGTCGACTGA
- the gatC gene encoding Asp-tRNA(Asn)/Glu-tRNA(Gln) amidotransferase subunit GatC yields the protein MSEFTPELVRHLGVLARIQLSDAEVERLTGQLDAIVDNIAKVSEVATPDVPATSHPIPMQNVFREDVVGETLTAAQALQNAPDSDGTRFRVTAILGEEQ from the coding sequence GTGTCTGAATTCACCCCCGAACTCGTGCGCCATCTCGGTGTGCTCGCTCGCATCCAGCTGAGCGACGCCGAAGTGGAGCGGCTCACCGGCCAGCTCGACGCGATCGTCGACAACATCGCCAAGGTGTCGGAGGTCGCCACCCCCGACGTCCCGGCGACCAGCCACCCCATCCCGATGCAGAACGTGTTCCGCGAGGACGTCGTGGGGGAGACGCTGACCGCCGCCCAGGCGCTGCAGAACGCGCCCGACAGCGACGGCACCCGCTTCCGCGTGACCGCGATCCTGGGGGAGGAGCAGTGA
- a CDS encoding long-chain-fatty-acid--CoA ligase, with product MTTYDPPRPWIRSYAEGVPSDLDPVTGCLTDILAASVHEDPDAPALEFFGRETSYRSLQEQVDRVAAALHERGVRAGDRVAIVLPNCPQHIVAFYAVLRLGAVVVEHNPLYTPRELRTQFQDHGATTAIVWSKVVATVQAFPADLAVTTLIAVDVVEAMPLRMRLALRLPVAKARTSCDALRSPVSGAIEWKSLLRHAPLPAAHLRPATDSLAVIQYTSGTTGSPKGAELSHRNLLANAAQARAWVPTITRGEGCVVYAVLPMFHAYGLTLCLTFAMSMGARLVLFPKFDPDLVLAVTRRHPATFLPLVPPIAQRLLDRSRETGIPLAGTRIAISGAMALDHGLVVPFEEASGGYLVEGYGLSECSPVLMANPVAENRVPGTVGLPLPGTECRVVDPDDPRRDVPAGEPGELLVRGPQVFSRYYGRPEETADVFVDGWFRTGDIVTIDDAGFVRIVDRIKELIITGGFNVSPTEVENALRQHADIEDVAVVAMPSAHSGEDVVAAVVAREGATVDPESVRDFARSTLTAYKVPRRVEIVDELPRSLIGKVLRRQVREQLLASDSGA from the coding sequence GTGACGACGTACGATCCTCCTCGCCCCTGGATCCGCAGCTACGCCGAGGGGGTGCCGTCGGATCTCGACCCCGTCACCGGGTGCCTCACCGACATCCTCGCCGCCTCCGTCCACGAGGATCCCGATGCCCCCGCGCTCGAGTTCTTCGGCCGCGAGACGAGCTATCGCTCTCTGCAGGAGCAGGTCGACCGGGTGGCCGCCGCTCTGCACGAGCGCGGCGTGCGAGCCGGCGACCGCGTCGCGATCGTCCTCCCCAACTGCCCGCAGCACATCGTCGCCTTCTACGCCGTGCTGCGGCTCGGGGCGGTCGTCGTCGAGCACAATCCGCTCTACACGCCACGCGAGCTGCGCACGCAGTTCCAGGACCACGGGGCGACGACCGCGATCGTCTGGAGCAAGGTCGTAGCCACCGTCCAGGCATTCCCCGCCGATCTCGCGGTCACGACCCTGATCGCGGTCGACGTCGTCGAGGCGATGCCGCTGCGGATGCGCCTGGCGCTGCGCCTGCCGGTCGCGAAGGCGCGGACCTCGTGCGACGCCCTGCGCAGCCCCGTGTCCGGGGCGATCGAGTGGAAGAGCCTCCTCCGGCACGCCCCGCTGCCGGCGGCGCATCTGCGCCCCGCCACCGACAGCCTGGCCGTCATCCAGTACACGAGCGGCACGACCGGCTCCCCCAAGGGCGCCGAGCTCTCGCACCGCAACCTGCTCGCGAACGCGGCTCAGGCGCGCGCCTGGGTGCCCACGATCACGCGGGGCGAGGGATGCGTCGTGTACGCCGTGCTGCCGATGTTCCATGCCTACGGGCTCACACTCTGCCTGACCTTCGCCATGTCGATGGGCGCACGGCTCGTGCTGTTCCCGAAGTTCGACCCCGATCTCGTGCTCGCCGTCACCCGCAGGCACCCCGCGACCTTCCTCCCGCTCGTGCCGCCGATCGCGCAGCGCCTCCTCGACCGCTCGCGGGAGACCGGCATCCCGCTTGCGGGCACGCGGATCGCGATCTCCGGCGCGATGGCGCTGGACCACGGTCTCGTCGTGCCCTTCGAGGAGGCGTCGGGCGGATACCTCGTCGAAGGCTACGGGCTCAGCGAGTGCTCGCCCGTCCTCATGGCGAACCCGGTGGCGGAGAACCGCGTGCCCGGCACCGTGGGGCTGCCGCTTCCGGGGACCGAATGCCGCGTCGTCGATCCCGACGACCCACGACGCGATGTGCCGGCGGGCGAGCCCGGAGAGCTGCTCGTCCGCGGACCCCAGGTGTTCTCCCGCTACTACGGCCGGCCCGAGGAGACGGCGGACGTGTTCGTCGACGGCTGGTTCCGCACGGGCGACATCGTCACGATCGACGACGCGGGCTTCGTGCGGATCGTCGACCGCATCAAGGAGCTCATCATCACGGGCGGGTTCAACGTCTCCCCGACCGAGGTCGAGAACGCGCTCCGCCAGCATGCGGACATCGAGGACGTCGCCGTCGTCGCGATGCCGAGCGCGCACTCCGGCGAGGACGTCGTGGCCGCCGTCGTCGCACGCGAGGGCGCGACGGTCGATCCGGAGTCCGTGCGCGACTTCGCCCGCTCGACGCTGACCGCCTACAAGGTGCCGCGACGCGTCGAGATCGTCGACGAGCTTCCCCGCTCGCTCATCGGCAAGGTGCTGCGCCGGCAGGTGCGCGAGCAGCTCCTGGCAAGCGACTCCGGCGCGTGA
- the gatB gene encoding Asp-tRNA(Asn)/Glu-tRNA(Gln) amidotransferase subunit GatB yields MAKDALLSFEEALELFEPVLGFEVHVELNTKTKMFSAAPNSFGREPNTDLAPVDLGLPGSLPVVNGQAVRYSISLGLALGCSIAGSSRFARKNYFYPDLGKNYQISQYDEPIAFDGQVDVELADGTIVTVPIERAHMEEDAGKLTHVGSTGRIQGASSSLVDYNRAGVPLVEIVTRPIFGAEHRAPEIAKAYVQTIRDIVLALGISDARMERGNLRCDANVSLRPRGQEKLGTRTETKNVNSMRSVERAVRYEIQRQAAILKAGGAITQETRHWHEDTGTTSPGRPKSDADDYRYFPEPDLLPVVPDPALIDQLRAALPEPPAARRRRLKAEWGFTDLEFQDVANGGILAEVEATIAAGASPAAARKWWTGEIARIANAQEREAAELVTPADVAALQALVDAGTLTDKLARQVLEGVIAGEGTPQEVVDARGLAVVSDDGALIAAIDEALAAQPDVLAKIRDGKVQAAGAVIGAVMKAMKGQADAARVRELILERAAAS; encoded by the coding sequence ATGGCCAAGGACGCGCTGCTGAGCTTCGAGGAGGCGCTGGAGCTGTTCGAGCCGGTGCTCGGCTTCGAGGTGCACGTCGAGCTCAACACGAAGACCAAGATGTTCTCGGCCGCGCCGAACTCGTTCGGTCGCGAGCCCAACACCGACCTGGCACCGGTCGATCTGGGACTGCCCGGCTCGCTGCCCGTCGTCAACGGGCAGGCCGTGCGGTACTCGATCAGCCTCGGCCTCGCGCTCGGCTGCTCGATCGCGGGCTCCAGCCGGTTCGCGCGGAAGAACTACTTCTACCCCGACCTGGGCAAGAACTATCAGATCTCGCAGTACGACGAGCCCATCGCCTTCGACGGACAGGTGGACGTCGAGCTCGCCGACGGCACGATCGTGACGGTGCCGATCGAGCGCGCCCACATGGAGGAGGACGCCGGCAAGCTCACCCACGTCGGCTCGACCGGCCGCATCCAGGGGGCGTCCTCGTCGCTCGTCGACTACAACCGCGCGGGGGTCCCGCTGGTCGAGATCGTCACGCGCCCGATCTTCGGCGCCGAGCATCGGGCACCGGAGATCGCGAAGGCGTACGTCCAGACGATCCGCGACATCGTGCTGGCGCTCGGGATCTCGGACGCCCGGATGGAGCGGGGAAACCTCCGCTGCGATGCGAACGTGTCGCTCCGGCCGCGCGGTCAGGAGAAGCTCGGGACCCGCACCGAGACGAAGAACGTCAACTCGATGCGCTCGGTCGAGCGCGCCGTGCGCTACGAGATCCAGCGTCAGGCGGCGATCCTCAAGGCCGGCGGCGCCATCACGCAGGAGACGCGGCACTGGCACGAGGACACCGGGACGACCTCGCCCGGTCGTCCCAAGTCGGACGCCGACGACTACCGGTACTTCCCCGAGCCCGACCTGCTGCCGGTCGTCCCCGACCCGGCCCTGATCGACCAGCTCCGCGCGGCGCTGCCGGAGCCTCCGGCTGCGCGTCGACGGCGTCTCAAGGCCGAGTGGGGCTTCACCGACCTCGAGTTCCAGGACGTCGCCAACGGCGGCATCCTCGCCGAGGTCGAGGCCACGATCGCCGCCGGCGCCTCGCCCGCCGCCGCGCGCAAGTGGTGGACGGGCGAGATCGCCCGTATCGCGAACGCGCAGGAGCGCGAGGCCGCGGAGCTCGTGACGCCCGCGGACGTCGCCGCGCTCCAGGCGCTCGTGGACGCGGGGACGCTCACCGACAAGCTGGCGCGTCAGGTGCTCGAGGGCGTCATCGCCGGCGAGGGGACGCCGCAGGAGGTCGTGGATGCCCGTGGTCTCGCGGTCGTCTCGGACGATGGCGCGTTGATCGCGGCGATCGACGAGGCGCTCGCGGCGCAGCCGGACGTGCTCGCGAAGATCCGGGACGGCAAGGTTCAGGCCGCGGGCGCCGTGATCGGCGCGGTGATGAAGGCGATGAAGGGTCAGGCCGACGCCGCGCGCGTGCGGGAGCTGATCCTCGAGCGCGCCGCCGCGTCCTGA
- a CDS encoding DEAD/DEAH box helicase — protein MTPDDIALSDAPEESPATPGFEDLGITGPVLKAIKDLGYETPSAIQAETIPTLLSGRDVVGMAQTGTGKTAAFALPVLERLDLAQKTPQALVLAPTRELALQVCEAFESYASRMKGVHVLPVYGGQGYGVQLSALRRGVHVVVGTPGRIMDHLAKGTLDLSELRYLVLDEADEMLKMGFAEDVEQILAQTPEEKQVALFSATMPPQIRRLAQQYLRDPEEITIASTTATNTNITQRYLVVSYAQKVDALTRILEVENFDGMIVFVRTKNETETLAEKLRARGYSAAAINGDVPQVQRERSVNQLKDGKLDILVATDVAARGLDVERISHVVNFDIPTDTESYVHRIGRTGRAGRTGDAISFITPRERYLLTHIERATRQQPTQMQLPTTEDVNTTRLARFDDAITAALADTARVEAFRDVIAHYVRHHDVPEGDVAAALAIVAQGETPLLLDPADDPLAKAVQADNRPARERTAREPRGERRGRGDYVPYRIEVGRRHRVEPRQIVGALANEGGLGRDDFGAINIRPDFSIVELPANLDPSVLDRLRDTRISGRLIEIAPDRGPAGRRSGGRDGDRFERRPRTDRDDRAPREDRGDKPFRKPRHKG, from the coding sequence GTGACCCCTGACGACATCGCTCTCTCCGACGCCCCCGAGGAATCGCCCGCGACCCCCGGATTCGAGGATCTCGGGATCACCGGACCGGTCCTGAAGGCCATCAAGGACCTCGGCTACGAGACCCCCTCCGCCATCCAGGCCGAGACGATCCCGACGCTGCTGTCCGGCCGCGACGTCGTCGGCATGGCGCAGACCGGGACCGGCAAGACGGCGGCGTTCGCGCTGCCCGTGCTCGAACGCCTGGACCTGGCGCAGAAGACGCCGCAGGCGCTCGTGCTCGCCCCGACCCGCGAGCTGGCCCTCCAGGTGTGCGAGGCGTTCGAGTCGTATGCCTCGCGGATGAAGGGCGTCCACGTCCTCCCCGTCTACGGCGGGCAGGGCTACGGCGTGCAGCTGTCGGCGCTGCGCCGCGGCGTGCACGTCGTGGTCGGCACGCCCGGACGCATCATGGACCACCTCGCCAAGGGCACCCTCGACCTGTCGGAGCTGCGCTACCTCGTCCTCGACGAGGCCGACGAGATGCTCAAGATGGGCTTCGCAGAGGATGTCGAGCAGATCCTCGCCCAGACGCCCGAGGAGAAGCAGGTCGCCCTCTTCTCCGCCACGATGCCGCCGCAGATCCGGCGGCTCGCGCAGCAGTACCTGCGCGACCCGGAGGAGATCACGATCGCCTCCACCACAGCGACGAACACCAACATCACGCAGCGGTACCTCGTCGTCTCCTACGCGCAGAAGGTCGATGCGCTCACCCGCATCCTCGAGGTCGAGAACTTCGACGGCATGATCGTCTTCGTCCGCACGAAGAACGAGACCGAGACGCTGGCCGAGAAGCTCCGTGCGCGCGGCTACTCCGCGGCCGCCATCAACGGCGACGTGCCGCAGGTGCAGCGCGAACGGAGCGTGAACCAGCTGAAGGACGGCAAGCTCGACATCCTCGTCGCCACGGATGTCGCCGCCCGCGGCCTCGACGTCGAACGCATCAGCCATGTCGTCAACTTCGACATCCCCACCGACACCGAGTCGTACGTGCACCGGATCGGCCGCACGGGCCGTGCCGGCCGCACCGGCGATGCGATCAGCTTCATCACGCCCCGCGAGCGCTACCTGCTGACCCACATCGAGCGCGCGACACGGCAGCAGCCGACCCAGATGCAGCTGCCCACGACGGAGGACGTCAACACGACGCGGCTGGCCCGGTTCGACGACGCGATCACCGCAGCGCTCGCCGACACCGCACGGGTCGAGGCGTTCCGCGACGTGATCGCGCACTACGTGCGCCATCACGACGTCCCCGAGGGGGATGTCGCCGCCGCCCTGGCGATCGTGGCCCAGGGCGAGACCCCGCTCCTGCTCGACCCCGCCGACGACCCGCTCGCCAAGGCGGTGCAGGCCGACAACCGGCCGGCTCGCGAGCGGACCGCCCGCGAGCCGCGCGGCGAGCGTCGCGGCCGCGGGGACTACGTGCCCTATCGCATCGAGGTCGGCCGTCGCCACCGGGTCGAGCCGCGACAGATCGTCGGCGCGCTCGCGAACGAGGGCGGCCTCGGACGCGACGACTTCGGAGCCATCAACATCCGCCCGGACTTCTCGATCGTCGAGCTGCCGGCGAACCTGGACCCGTCGGTGCTCGACCGGCTCCGCGACACCCGCATCTCAGGCCGGTTGATCGAGATCGCCCCGGACCGGGGCCCGGCGGGGCGGCGGAGCGGCGGTCGGGACGGCGACCGGTTCGAGCGCCGGCCCCGCACCGACCGCGACGACCGCGCTCCGCGGGAGGACCGCGGCGACAAGCCCTTCCGCAAGCCGCGCCACAAGGGCTGA
- the gatA gene encoding Asp-tRNA(Asn)/Glu-tRNA(Gln) amidotransferase subunit GatA, whose protein sequence is MTAADLAARIGAGDVSSVEATRAHLDRIEAVDGDIHAFLHVSENALAVAADIDARRSAGERLGELAGVPLAIKDVLVTTDMPSTSGSKILEGYMSPFDATVVAKARRAGLVPLGKTNMDEFAMGSSTEHSAYGPTRNPWDLERIPGGSGGGSAAAVAAFEAPLALGSDTGGSIRQPAHVTGTVGVKPTYGAVSRYGSIALASSLDQVGPVSRTVLDAALLHDVIGGHDANDSTSLPDAWPSFAAAAREGATGEVLKGLRVGVISQLPDSGFQPGVSASFRAALATLEAQGAEIVDIDAPHFEYGVAAYYLILPAEASSNLARFDSVRFGMRVEVPGGTVEDVMSATRDAGFGDEVKRRIILGTYALSAGYYDAYYGSAQKVRTLIQRDFAAAFDRVDVIATPTSPTTAFRLGEQLDDPLQMYLNDVTTIPANLAGVPGISIPSGLSEQDGLPVGIQFLAPAREDARLYRVGAALEALLVDSWGAPLLSRAPKLGGDR, encoded by the coding sequence ATGACGGCGGCCGACCTCGCCGCCCGCATCGGCGCGGGAGACGTCTCGAGCGTCGAGGCGACCCGTGCGCACCTCGATCGGATCGAGGCGGTGGACGGCGACATCCACGCCTTCCTGCACGTGAGCGAGAACGCGCTGGCGGTCGCGGCCGACATCGACGCGCGTCGATCCGCGGGCGAGCGGCTCGGCGAGCTGGCCGGCGTCCCGCTGGCGATCAAGGACGTGCTCGTCACGACCGACATGCCCTCCACGAGCGGGTCGAAGATCCTCGAGGGGTACATGTCGCCCTTCGACGCGACCGTGGTCGCCAAGGCACGTCGCGCGGGGCTCGTCCCGCTCGGCAAGACCAACATGGACGAGTTCGCGATGGGGTCCTCGACCGAGCACTCCGCATACGGCCCGACCCGCAACCCGTGGGACCTCGAGCGCATCCCCGGCGGCTCGGGCGGTGGCTCGGCCGCCGCCGTCGCTGCTTTCGAAGCGCCCCTCGCGCTGGGGTCCGACACCGGCGGCTCGATCCGTCAGCCCGCGCACGTCACCGGGACGGTGGGCGTGAAGCCGACCTACGGCGCCGTCAGCCGCTACGGCTCTATCGCGCTCGCCTCGAGCCTGGACCAGGTCGGCCCCGTCTCGCGCACCGTGCTCGATGCGGCGCTGCTGCACGACGTGATCGGCGGCCACGACGCGAACGACTCGACCTCGCTCCCGGACGCGTGGCCCTCCTTCGCCGCCGCCGCCCGTGAGGGCGCCACCGGCGAGGTGCTGAAGGGCCTGCGCGTCGGGGTGATCTCGCAGCTCCCCGACAGCGGATTCCAGCCCGGCGTGTCCGCATCCTTCCGTGCGGCGCTGGCCACGCTCGAGGCGCAGGGCGCGGAGATCGTGGACATCGACGCCCCGCACTTCGAGTACGGCGTCGCCGCGTACTACCTCATCCTCCCCGCCGAGGCGTCCAGCAACCTGGCCCGGTTCGACTCCGTGCGCTTCGGGATGCGGGTCGAGGTGCCGGGCGGCACGGTCGAGGACGTGATGTCCGCGACCCGCGACGCCGGCTTCGGCGACGAGGTCAAGCGGCGCATCATCCTCGGCACCTATGCCCTGTCCGCCGGCTACTACGACGCCTACTACGGCTCGGCGCAGAAGGTGCGCACCCTCATCCAGCGCGACTTCGCCGCCGCGTTCGACCGGGTCGACGTGATCGCCACGCCGACCTCGCCCACGACCGCGTTCCGTCTCGGCGAGCAGCTCGACGACCCGTTGCAGATGTACCTCAACGACGTCACGACGATCCCGGCGAACCTCGCGGGCGTCCCCGGCATCTCCATCCCCTCGGGGCTGAGCGAGCAGGACGGCCTGCCCGTCGGCATCCAGTTCCTCGCACCGGCCCGCGAGGACGCCCGGCTGTACCGGGTGGGAGCGGCGCTCGAGGCGCTGCTGGTCGATTCGTGGGGAGCGCCGCTGCTGTCGCGCGCCCCGAAGCTGGGAGGGGACCGCTGA
- a CDS encoding DNA polymerase IV produces the protein MGRTDGRSRLVSPDDADDTGAGILHVDMDAFYASVEVLDDPSLAGKPLIVGAPEGRSVVSSASYEARRFGVRSAMPVSQALRLCPSAIVVRPHFDRYVALSREVMGVFHEITPLVEPLSIDEAFLDVRGARRLWGSPGQIARMLRERVRDATGLTCSVGAAATKHVAKMASTLSKPNGLLIVAEADTEAFLAPRSVRTLWGVGPKSAESLESRGIRTIADVRATPRATLDRALGASMGERIWHLARGLDPREVVTERTEKSIGHEETFHDDIDDVDALRVELRRLADRVGARLRAHDAEARVVAIKIRFADFRTVSRSVTLTEPSSVGQRIGDAAIELFDAIDRSLAIRLVGVRAESLRPAAGVATLWDDDAEWRRIEEALDGATQRFGRGAVTRAALLGGVRSGGSLPSHPRPEIHDH, from the coding sequence GTGGGACGCACGGACGGTCGAAGCCGCCTCGTGTCGCCGGACGATGCCGACGACACCGGGGCCGGCATCCTGCACGTCGACATGGATGCGTTCTACGCCTCGGTCGAGGTGCTCGACGACCCGTCCCTCGCCGGCAAGCCGCTCATCGTCGGCGCCCCGGAAGGGCGCAGTGTCGTCTCGAGCGCGTCGTACGAAGCCCGCCGGTTCGGCGTGCGTTCGGCCATGCCGGTGTCGCAGGCGCTGCGGCTGTGCCCGTCCGCCATCGTCGTGCGCCCGCACTTCGATCGCTACGTCGCGCTCTCTCGCGAGGTGATGGGGGTCTTCCACGAGATCACGCCGCTCGTCGAGCCGCTGTCGATCGACGAGGCGTTCCTCGACGTGCGCGGCGCGCGCCGCCTCTGGGGATCCCCGGGCCAGATCGCGCGCATGCTCCGCGAGCGGGTGCGCGACGCGACGGGGCTGACATGCAGCGTCGGGGCGGCCGCCACCAAGCACGTCGCGAAGATGGCCTCGACCCTCAGCAAGCCGAACGGCCTGCTGATCGTCGCCGAGGCAGACACGGAGGCCTTCCTCGCGCCGCGATCGGTGCGCACGCTGTGGGGTGTGGGGCCCAAGTCCGCCGAGTCGCTCGAGTCACGCGGGATCCGCACGATCGCGGATGTGCGGGCCACGCCTCGCGCGACGCTCGACCGTGCTCTCGGCGCCTCGATGGGGGAGCGCATCTGGCACCTCGCCCGCGGACTCGACCCCCGCGAGGTCGTCACGGAGCGCACCGAGAAGAGCATCGGGCACGAGGAGACGTTCCACGACGACATCGACGACGTGGATGCGCTGCGCGTCGAGCTGCGTCGCCTCGCCGACCGCGTCGGCGCCCGCCTTCGTGCGCACGACGCCGAGGCGCGGGTGGTCGCGATCAAGATCCGTTTCGCCGATTTCCGCACCGTGAGCCGCAGTGTGACGCTCACGGAGCCGAGCTCGGTCGGCCAGCGCATCGGTGATGCCGCGATCGAGCTCTTCGACGCGATCGACCGCTCTCTCGCGATCCGTCTGGTCGGCGTGCGGGCGGAGTCGCTGCGGCCGGCGGCCGGCGTCGCCACGCTGTGGGACGACGACGCGGAGTGGCGCCGCATCGAAGAGGCGCTCGACGGGGCGACACAGCGCTTCGGCCGCGGGGCGGTCACCCGCGCGGCGCTGCTGGGCGGGGTCCGTTCGGGCGGATCGCTGCCCTCGCACCCCCGTCCCGAGATACACGACCACTGA